From Anopheles darlingi chromosome 2, idAnoDarlMG_H_01, whole genome shotgun sequence, the proteins below share one genomic window:
- the LOC125949488 gene encoding AF4/FMR2 family member lilli isoform X10 produces the protein MADSMEEINQILNSKTQSPGTTEAGNRDASAQKQSRPSSANRDGLLYDSGVPSMPHTLHWFACVGDDSGNADNGRNTEELQKEREERIKQMKERQNEERQKKLEELKAQALAAQKFREQKEEERRRRMDDLRRRESDRRSQVEERRRAIIEADNERREYILRKNQERDQRMETKRRNDRGSIQFAFGSSTPRMIDTSDSGMCSSFWAHRRATSITNVAYTGAALTRRSSERELTDGAAKKRATSASGLDRSTDDQRRMSSSMYEVFNWSSTSECPRKLTFSLAAGPGINIDEPPTAAEYQPAVTRSSHASGKDDTAEMNYQRTVNRRKTDLMPTIPSPRDSSRSSLGTHTPRTPGRAFSMTRLDQLATPRRRNGEHISAILERERRQALELENLTRLSLSSSRSSPTGTASKRMSRSMSQLAGSGSGGGGSGSAKYRHPSQESGRSPGYGGRKSLFNTSTNSGSSSPMRRTDTSKSMSQLNAATLSSGSGSRVTKTERLRQQYHQQQQQQYQQQQQTNGLRSGEMTPTSLNTSRPGSALSSSTTASGVVYRRSVPAQRKPRPASIAVTGVSASGLKEEKPPLPKTGSGATGTGVGAAHTGSKLRLSSAGSGSINTTPVKSASGTDTPTRKPLSIHSTEKRARGSTTPRVASSSTPLQSPGPEKANRTLQDSLKKNGAEVATKKPAPLADDKPNAKQQQQQQAPKEEVTVEENKNKSGPDTVAAVPVPVPSAEPPVQPEPAGPTQEPVEQPPTAVVQGTAQQEQQQQQQQKDTAPQDQVEPVVIVTTEEVSTVPAVAEPTEPTPAVKQQQEPVRRDTAPETTVAPVAEVPESNLVAADAGTGGAGGDMMTASMIAKRITTEEEAKAALAERRRLAREEAERQAELERRRIEAEEQAERQRILEEEERLRKLEEDTIRLAEEQRRMEDERLQQAIEEARRRDEEERKRREEEARQKVEREEAERKAREEAERQRLEMVERLKKEEKEREERRKRVEAIMSRTRAKGSANNTPSKNNEDDKENAMSKSQIVLSSTPAVLPTGTAMSASTISMTDSFIASEIRQEQEQQQQQQQQEQQQSNESLEKAMESLSLSNNNINTNNGIDSNSNSSNTSSSETIANNNNNISGSNNSEYERSVTEKESLLLNASGAVVANNNLNNSTSGGVSNGTIGSTTANDEGPLVTTTNGKAEPPATSNGGSHGDSANTTTSDLIIEDALMGQTNGHKNGTIDNVFDEHVGGGGGIGGDTVSLESTVPIPLEITGDFLSPKQPNYDVTASFDPFSPFGGDGDDDGGAFGEHPEQQQSSFDSSATSSTATTDTTTITTTGTVSGTTGLVALVNE, from the exons CTGGAAACAGAGATGCGTCCGCACAGAAACAGTCAAGGCCGTCTTCAGCCAATAGAG ATGGTCTTTTGTACGACTCTGGCGTGCCCTCGATGCCGCACACGCTCCATTGGTTCGCCTGCGTAGGGGATGATAGTGGCAACGCCGATAATGGCAGAAACACGGAAG AACTGCAAAAGGAGCGCGAGGAGCGAATAAAACAGATGAAGGAGCGACAGAACGAGGAGCGGCAGAAGAAGCTCGAGGAGCTGAAGGCACAAGCGCTGGCCGCGCAAAAGTTCcgcgagcagaaggaggaagagcgcCGGCGCCGGATGGACGATCTGCGGAGGCGAGAGAGTGATCGACGGTCACAGGTCGAAGAGCGGCGCCGGGCCATCATCGAGGCGGACAATGAGCGGCGGGAGTATATACTGCGCAAGAACCAGGAGCGTGACCAGCGTATGGAGACGAAGCGACGCAACGATCGCGGCTCGATCCAGTTCGCGTTCGGTTCGTCAACGCCCCGGATGATCGACACCAGTGACAGCGGCATGTGCAGTTCCTTCTGGGCGCACAGGAG GGCAACATCCATCACGAACGTAGCGTACACGGGAGCGGCACTGACGAGGCGTAGCTCCGAGCGTGAGCTAACCGACGGTGCGGCCAAGAAACGAGCTACCTCCGCCAGTGGtctcgaccgatcgaccgatg ACCAGCGGCGTATGTCCAGCTCGATGTATGAGGTGTTCAACTGGAGCAGCACCAGTGAGTGTCCCCGAAAGCTCACCTTCTCGCTGGCTGCCGGGCCCGGCATTAACATCGATGAACCACCGACGGCCGCCGAATACCAGCCTGCCGTTACCCGCAGTAGTCACGCTAGCGGCAAGG ACGATACAGCAGAAATGAACTATCAGCGCACTGTCAATCGTCGAAAGACCGATCTAATGCCTACCATTCCTAGTCCTCGCGATAGCTCTAGATCGTCTCTCGGTACACATACTCCCAGAACACCAG GACGAGCGTTCTCGATGACACGCTTGGATCAGCTGGCGACACCGCGTCGACGTAACGGGGAGCACATCAGTGCCATCCTGGAGCGCGAACGCCGCCAAGCACTAGAGCTGGAGAACCTGACCCGCCTGTCGCTATCTTCGTCTCGCTCCTCACCAACCGGAACCGCCAGCAAGCGCATGTCGCGCAGCATGTCACAGCTggctggtagtggtagtggtggcggtggcagtggcagcgccAAATATCGGCATCCATCGCAGGAATCGGGCCGTAGTCCAGGCTACGGTGGCCGGAAATCGCTCTTCAACACGTCCACGAACAGTGGCAGCAGTTCGCCGATGCGTCGTACCGATACCTCCAAGAGCATGTCACAACTGAACGCCGCAACCCTGTCCTCCGGAAGCGGCTCGAGGGTCACCAAAACCGAGCGCTTACGTCAGCagtatcatcagcagcaacagcaacagtaccagcagcagcaacagacgaaTG GTCTCCGTTCCGGTGAAATGACGCCCACCAGTCTGAACACGTCGCGGCCCGGAAGTGCCCTGTCCAGCTCGACTACCGCGTCCGGTGTCGTGTACCGGCGATCCGTGCCTGCGCAGCGTAAACCACGGCCGGCTAGCATTGCCGTTACGGGGGTGTCAGCCTCCGGGTTGAAGGaag AGAAACCTCCACTTCCAAAGACAGGCTCCGGTGCTACGGGTACTGGTGTCGGTGCTGCTCACACGGGCAGCAAGCTACGATTGTCGAGTGCCGGCTCCGGTAGCATCAACACGACTCCGGTGAAATCGGCATcgggcacagacacaccaacGCGAAAGCCGTTGTCGATTCATTCGACGGAAAAGCGTGCGCGTGGCTCGACCACACCACGAGTGGCATCATCCTCGACACCACTTCAATCACCCGGACCGGAGAAAGCGAATCGTACTTTGCAGGATTCGCTGAAGAAGAACGGTGCCGAGGTGGCCACGAAGAAGCCGGCCCCGCTAGCGGACGATAAACCAAacgccaaacagcagcaacagcagcaggcaccgAAGGAGGAGGTGACTGTCGAAGAAAATAAGAATAAGAGTGGTCCCGACACGGTGGCCGCGGTTCCGGTACCAGTACCGAGTGCTGAGCCACCGGTTCAGCCTGAGCCTGCCGGACCTACACAGGAGCCAGTTGAACAGCCTCCAACGGCGGTCGTTCAGGGAACGgcacagcaggagcagcagcagcaacagcagcagaaggataCTGCCCCACAAGATCAAGTGGAACCGGTAGTGATCGTGACAACGGAGGAGGTGTCCACCGTACCAGCCGTAGCAGAACCGACGGAACCGACTCCGGCGgtgaagcaacagcaggaaccAGTGCGCCGTGACACTGCCCCCGAGACTACAGTCGCTCCGGTGGCGGAAGTGCCAGAGAGCAatctggttgctgctgatgccggtaccggtggtgctggtggtgatatgATGACGGCGTCGATGATCGCTAAGCGCATCACGacggaggaggaagcaaaGGCGGCCCTGGCCGAGCGGCGTCGATTGGCCCGCGAGGAAGCCGAGCGACAGGCGGAGCTGGAGCGCCGTCGTATCGAGGCCGAAGAGCAGGCCGAGCGTCAGCGCATTctcgaggaagaagaacgGTTGCGCAAGCTGGAGGAAGATACGATCCGACTGGCCGAAGAGCAGCGACGCATGGAGGACGAGCGTCTGCAGCAGGCCATCGAAGAGGCGCGCCGTCGCGATGAAGAAGAGCGCAAGCGGCGAGAGGAAGAAGCCCGCCAGAAGGTGGAGCGTGAGGAGGCGGAACGTAAGGCGCGCGAAGAAGCGGAACGCCAGCGGCTCGAGATGGTCGAGCGACttaagaaggaggagaaggagcgtGAAGAGCGTCGCAAGCGCGTGGAAGCAATCATGTCCCGTACCAGGGCCAAGGGTTCGGCCAACAATACACCCTCGAAG AACAATGAAGACGACAAGGAGAACGCCATGTCGAAGAGTCAGATCGTTCTTTCGTCTACGCCGGCGGTCCTTCCCACCGGTACTGCCATGTCTGCGTCGACTATCTCGATGACCGATTCCTTCATTGCGTCCGAAATCCGAcaagagcaggagcagcaacagcaacagcaacaacaggagcagcaacaatccaACGAATCCCTAGAAAAGGCCATGGAGTCACTGTCGCTGAGCAACAACAATATCAACACTAATAATGGCATcgacagtaacagcaacagcagcaatactagcagcagcgaaaccatagcgaacaacaacaataacattaGCGGTAGTAATAACAGCGAGTACGAGCGATCCGTTACGGAAAAGGAGAGCCTGCTACTGAACGCCagcggtgctgttgttgcgaacAACAATCttaacaacagcaccagcggtgGTGTGAGCAATGGAACGATCGGTTCCACAACCGCCAACGACGAGGGACCGCTCGTGACGACAACGAACGGTAAGGCGGAGCCGCCAGCCACCAGTAACGGTGGCAGTCATGGCGACAgtgcgaacaccaccacctcggatCTAATCATCGAGGATGCGCTGATGGGCCAAACTAATGGCCACAAGAACGGCACCATCGACAACGTGTT TGATGAGCatgtcggtggcggtggtggcattgGCGGCGATACGGTGTCCCTAGAATCTACCGTTCCGATTCCTTTGGAAATCACCGGTGATTTCCTTTCGCCGAAGCAACCTAACTACGATGTGACGGCGTCCTTCGATCCTTTTTCACCTTttggcggcgacggtgacgacgacggtggtgcatTTGGTGAGcatccggagcagcagcaatcgtcgTTTGATTCTTCGGCCACCTCGTCGACTGCCACAACCGATACGACAACGATTACGACGACTGGCACGGTGTCGGGCACCACCGG ACTTGTCGCTCTTGTGAACGAGTAG
- the LOC125949488 gene encoding AF4/FMR2 family member lilli isoform X9, whose translation MVYLDDDGTPNSSIVMLADESDRIPSTTLAVLRGILVKSLSRENLTLTDQQQLLDTRRDRHVQFSLAGNRDASAQKQSRPSSANRELQKEREERIKQMKERQNEERQKKLEELKAQALAAQKFREQKEEERRRRMDDLRRRESDRRSQVEERRRAIIEADNERREYILRKNQERDQRMETKRRNDRGSIQFAFGSSTPRMIDTSDSGMCSSFWAHRRATSITNVAYTGAALTRRSSERELTDGAAKKRATSASGLDRSTDDQRRMSSSMYEVFNWSSTSECPRKLTFSLAAGPGINIDEPPTAAEYQPAVTRSSHASGKDDTAEMNYQRTVNRRKTDLMPTIPSPRDSSRSSLGTHTPRTPGRAFSMTRLDQLATPRRRNGEHISAILERERRQALELENLTRLSLSSSRSSPTGTASKRMSRSMSQLAGSGSGGGGSGSAKYRHPSQESGRSPGYGGRKSLFNTSTNSGSSSPMRRTDTSKSMSQLNAATLSSGSGSRVTKTERLRQQYHQQQQQQYQQQQQTNGLRSGEMTPTSLNTSRPGSALSSSTTASGVVYRRSVPAQRKPRPASIAVTGVSASGLKEEKPPLPKTGSGATGTGVGAAHTGSKLRLSSAGSGSINTTPVKSASGTDTPTRKPLSIHSTEKRARGSTTPRVASSSTPLQSPGPEKANRTLQDSLKKNGAEVATKKPAPLADDKPNAKQQQQQQAPKEEVTVEENKNKSGPDTVAAVPVPVPSAEPPVQPEPAGPTQEPVEQPPTAVVQGTAQQEQQQQQQQKDTAPQDQVEPVVIVTTEEVSTVPAVAEPTEPTPAVKQQQEPVRRDTAPETTVAPVAEVPESNLVAADAGTGGAGGDMMTASMIAKRITTEEEAKAALAERRRLAREEAERQAELERRRIEAEEQAERQRILEEEERLRKLEEDTIRLAEEQRRMEDERLQQAIEEARRRDEEERKRREEEARQKVEREEAERKAREEAERQRLEMVERLKKEEKEREERRKRVEAIMSRTRAKGSANNTPSKNNEDDKENAMSKSQIVLSSTPAVLPTGTAMSASTISMTDSFIASEIRQEQEQQQQQQQQEQQQSNESLEKAMESLSLSNNNINTNNGIDSNSNSSNTSSSETIANNNNNISGSNNSEYERSVTEKESLLLNASGAVVANNNLNNSTSGGVSNGTIGSTTANDEGPLVTTTNGKAEPPATSNGGSHGDSANTTTSDLIIEDALMGQTNGHKNGTIDNVFDEHVGGGGGIGGDTVSLESTVPIPLEITGDFLSPKQPNYDVTASFDPFSPFGGDGDDDGGAFGEHPEQQQSSFDSSATSSTATTDTTTITTTGTVSGTTGLVALVNE comes from the exons ATGGTTTAcctcgacgatgacggtacaccgaacagcagcatcgtgatGCTGGCGGACGAGAGTGATCGTATCCCGAGCACGACGCTCGCCGTGCTACGCGGTATACTGGTGAAATCGCTATCACGCGAGAATCTCACGCtgaccgatcagcagcagctcctcgatACACGGCGAGATCGCCATGTTCAATTTAGTCTAG CTGGAAACAGAGATGCGTCCGCACAGAAACAGTCAAGGCCGTCTTCAGCCAATAGAG AACTGCAAAAGGAGCGCGAGGAGCGAATAAAACAGATGAAGGAGCGACAGAACGAGGAGCGGCAGAAGAAGCTCGAGGAGCTGAAGGCACAAGCGCTGGCCGCGCAAAAGTTCcgcgagcagaaggaggaagagcgcCGGCGCCGGATGGACGATCTGCGGAGGCGAGAGAGTGATCGACGGTCACAGGTCGAAGAGCGGCGCCGGGCCATCATCGAGGCGGACAATGAGCGGCGGGAGTATATACTGCGCAAGAACCAGGAGCGTGACCAGCGTATGGAGACGAAGCGACGCAACGATCGCGGCTCGATCCAGTTCGCGTTCGGTTCGTCAACGCCCCGGATGATCGACACCAGTGACAGCGGCATGTGCAGTTCCTTCTGGGCGCACAGGAG GGCAACATCCATCACGAACGTAGCGTACACGGGAGCGGCACTGACGAGGCGTAGCTCCGAGCGTGAGCTAACCGACGGTGCGGCCAAGAAACGAGCTACCTCCGCCAGTGGtctcgaccgatcgaccgatg ACCAGCGGCGTATGTCCAGCTCGATGTATGAGGTGTTCAACTGGAGCAGCACCAGTGAGTGTCCCCGAAAGCTCACCTTCTCGCTGGCTGCCGGGCCCGGCATTAACATCGATGAACCACCGACGGCCGCCGAATACCAGCCTGCCGTTACCCGCAGTAGTCACGCTAGCGGCAAGG ACGATACAGCAGAAATGAACTATCAGCGCACTGTCAATCGTCGAAAGACCGATCTAATGCCTACCATTCCTAGTCCTCGCGATAGCTCTAGATCGTCTCTCGGTACACATACTCCCAGAACACCAG GACGAGCGTTCTCGATGACACGCTTGGATCAGCTGGCGACACCGCGTCGACGTAACGGGGAGCACATCAGTGCCATCCTGGAGCGCGAACGCCGCCAAGCACTAGAGCTGGAGAACCTGACCCGCCTGTCGCTATCTTCGTCTCGCTCCTCACCAACCGGAACCGCCAGCAAGCGCATGTCGCGCAGCATGTCACAGCTggctggtagtggtagtggtggcggtggcagtggcagcgccAAATATCGGCATCCATCGCAGGAATCGGGCCGTAGTCCAGGCTACGGTGGCCGGAAATCGCTCTTCAACACGTCCACGAACAGTGGCAGCAGTTCGCCGATGCGTCGTACCGATACCTCCAAGAGCATGTCACAACTGAACGCCGCAACCCTGTCCTCCGGAAGCGGCTCGAGGGTCACCAAAACCGAGCGCTTACGTCAGCagtatcatcagcagcaacagcaacagtaccagcagcagcaacagacgaaTG GTCTCCGTTCCGGTGAAATGACGCCCACCAGTCTGAACACGTCGCGGCCCGGAAGTGCCCTGTCCAGCTCGACTACCGCGTCCGGTGTCGTGTACCGGCGATCCGTGCCTGCGCAGCGTAAACCACGGCCGGCTAGCATTGCCGTTACGGGGGTGTCAGCCTCCGGGTTGAAGGaag AGAAACCTCCACTTCCAAAGACAGGCTCCGGTGCTACGGGTACTGGTGTCGGTGCTGCTCACACGGGCAGCAAGCTACGATTGTCGAGTGCCGGCTCCGGTAGCATCAACACGACTCCGGTGAAATCGGCATcgggcacagacacaccaacGCGAAAGCCGTTGTCGATTCATTCGACGGAAAAGCGTGCGCGTGGCTCGACCACACCACGAGTGGCATCATCCTCGACACCACTTCAATCACCCGGACCGGAGAAAGCGAATCGTACTTTGCAGGATTCGCTGAAGAAGAACGGTGCCGAGGTGGCCACGAAGAAGCCGGCCCCGCTAGCGGACGATAAACCAAacgccaaacagcagcaacagcagcaggcaccgAAGGAGGAGGTGACTGTCGAAGAAAATAAGAATAAGAGTGGTCCCGACACGGTGGCCGCGGTTCCGGTACCAGTACCGAGTGCTGAGCCACCGGTTCAGCCTGAGCCTGCCGGACCTACACAGGAGCCAGTTGAACAGCCTCCAACGGCGGTCGTTCAGGGAACGgcacagcaggagcagcagcagcaacagcagcagaaggataCTGCCCCACAAGATCAAGTGGAACCGGTAGTGATCGTGACAACGGAGGAGGTGTCCACCGTACCAGCCGTAGCAGAACCGACGGAACCGACTCCGGCGgtgaagcaacagcaggaaccAGTGCGCCGTGACACTGCCCCCGAGACTACAGTCGCTCCGGTGGCGGAAGTGCCAGAGAGCAatctggttgctgctgatgccggtaccggtggtgctggtggtgatatgATGACGGCGTCGATGATCGCTAAGCGCATCACGacggaggaggaagcaaaGGCGGCCCTGGCCGAGCGGCGTCGATTGGCCCGCGAGGAAGCCGAGCGACAGGCGGAGCTGGAGCGCCGTCGTATCGAGGCCGAAGAGCAGGCCGAGCGTCAGCGCATTctcgaggaagaagaacgGTTGCGCAAGCTGGAGGAAGATACGATCCGACTGGCCGAAGAGCAGCGACGCATGGAGGACGAGCGTCTGCAGCAGGCCATCGAAGAGGCGCGCCGTCGCGATGAAGAAGAGCGCAAGCGGCGAGAGGAAGAAGCCCGCCAGAAGGTGGAGCGTGAGGAGGCGGAACGTAAGGCGCGCGAAGAAGCGGAACGCCAGCGGCTCGAGATGGTCGAGCGACttaagaaggaggagaaggagcgtGAAGAGCGTCGCAAGCGCGTGGAAGCAATCATGTCCCGTACCAGGGCCAAGGGTTCGGCCAACAATACACCCTCGAAG AACAATGAAGACGACAAGGAGAACGCCATGTCGAAGAGTCAGATCGTTCTTTCGTCTACGCCGGCGGTCCTTCCCACCGGTACTGCCATGTCTGCGTCGACTATCTCGATGACCGATTCCTTCATTGCGTCCGAAATCCGAcaagagcaggagcagcaacagcaacagcaacaacaggagcagcaacaatccaACGAATCCCTAGAAAAGGCCATGGAGTCACTGTCGCTGAGCAACAACAATATCAACACTAATAATGGCATcgacagtaacagcaacagcagcaatactagcagcagcgaaaccatagcgaacaacaacaataacattaGCGGTAGTAATAACAGCGAGTACGAGCGATCCGTTACGGAAAAGGAGAGCCTGCTACTGAACGCCagcggtgctgttgttgcgaacAACAATCttaacaacagcaccagcggtgGTGTGAGCAATGGAACGATCGGTTCCACAACCGCCAACGACGAGGGACCGCTCGTGACGACAACGAACGGTAAGGCGGAGCCGCCAGCCACCAGTAACGGTGGCAGTCATGGCGACAgtgcgaacaccaccacctcggatCTAATCATCGAGGATGCGCTGATGGGCCAAACTAATGGCCACAAGAACGGCACCATCGACAACGTGTT TGATGAGCatgtcggtggcggtggtggcattgGCGGCGATACGGTGTCCCTAGAATCTACCGTTCCGATTCCTTTGGAAATCACCGGTGATTTCCTTTCGCCGAAGCAACCTAACTACGATGTGACGGCGTCCTTCGATCCTTTTTCACCTTttggcggcgacggtgacgacgacggtggtgcatTTGGTGAGcatccggagcagcagcaatcgtcgTTTGATTCTTCGGCCACCTCGTCGACTGCCACAACCGATACGACAACGATTACGACGACTGGCACGGTGTCGGGCACCACCGG ACTTGTCGCTCTTGTGAACGAGTAG